The following are from one region of the Sphingomonas oryzagri genome:
- a CDS encoding autotransporter domain-containing protein yields MGIGKARRAALGATAIVALGAALAAAPASAVVINDGYTPGDVVDPNNITGVGQMVTDQGDGYVGLCTATLINPRTVILAAHCVNDAPASSYGSGHGGTAIGVGFQADNLPSVRDWFAAGFQTIQSDYFYNGSYVVYNQHSLDLGPDNNFLQGDVAMIAFDTPVSGVPTHDLLFSPLDGPTHATITGYGDNGTGTTGQQGLDFKRRVAENMVSVLGSLDDVDGALFGVPDGLPQNLYQIDFNDPKYGTPGASPFDFNIFGDSALTKEGITAPGDSGGPLIIDQAFAKPVIAGVLSGGSDYYYPVGPRAGYGTTSFYQPLYLFWDWIVANNPYKYVSAKAGDGSWTDPNHWVINLDPVYQVIGADGQLVNGLPTTPAAGIDGTSPKFGNVCYYDSCVDISQNDTASAGASAKSNDKGSAKISLDDATHAAQSGIANIDGTHSATADLDPVGDPPAEGSATVGGEVVQGAPGSSGFVPNDTDGDGTSAHPARYYDVTLSADGTTTLSGADIIIDRLTLSGANSGLTIAADANLGTLIDTTQTAGIMTVDGGYVSIGEYYLAGGLLQGNGTVVAPDVISMLGAIAPGRLGTIGTLTVGGNLIMTSGTRTYMDIGATTADKLVITANPFIDPTVEDSVTGVGALGGILALAPAKGYHYDPNRTYTLISATGGLQDQFAAVTELSAILYPVVTQTADTLSVQIRARPYSSVVSGSPVQDAYAKLLDHSRAGGSLVQAFYDQTDVMALDPLKASLEAAGPFAQQTEVGLTRMQDEAIAKFYRDRLSLLRSGGATEQLAVLGNPLGVVRTGYQTAQDVASGLIQAPTNPRQTSVKLPEGVSAYLAGGYLDGSSRPLPNLITGKKDDLSGWYVAGGIEKQIDERTITGVSASYSHGKGDTVLSERARSNMFQLAAYGTYSFGNGAFVNATVTGGLLNIKTRRQFTLGDVTAKLHNEENSPIISGELALGYDIKTAGFTLTPMASFRSSHLQFEGGQESGGVGSLTYATRSFNSLQARIGGNIAMDMGGNIHPHVDAAFVHDFKKSSADVLARFTEAQGAGLGYADFGSFGRDQNWGEVGGGLTLVSGSTDIGVSADTVFGRQDLSYQVYRGSVTFHF; encoded by the coding sequence ATGGGTATCGGCAAGGCTCGCCGGGCGGCGCTCGGGGCGACGGCTATTGTGGCGCTCGGCGCGGCGCTCGCAGCGGCTCCCGCCAGCGCGGTCGTGATCAACGACGGCTACACGCCGGGCGATGTCGTCGATCCCAACAACATCACCGGCGTCGGCCAGATGGTGACCGATCAGGGCGATGGCTATGTCGGCCTCTGCACCGCGACCCTGATCAACCCGCGCACCGTGATCCTCGCCGCGCACTGCGTCAACGACGCGCCGGCTTCTTCCTATGGCTCCGGCCATGGGGGCACGGCGATCGGCGTCGGCTTCCAGGCGGACAACCTGCCGTCAGTCCGCGACTGGTTCGCCGCCGGCTTCCAGACCATCCAGTCCGACTATTTCTACAACGGCAGCTACGTCGTCTATAACCAGCACTCGCTGGATCTCGGGCCGGACAACAACTTCCTGCAGGGCGACGTCGCGATGATCGCGTTCGACACGCCCGTTTCCGGCGTGCCGACCCACGACCTGCTGTTCAGCCCGCTCGACGGCCCGACCCACGCCACCATCACCGGCTACGGCGACAACGGCACTGGCACTACCGGCCAGCAGGGCCTCGATTTCAAGCGCCGCGTCGCCGAGAACATGGTGAGCGTGCTGGGTTCGCTCGACGACGTCGACGGCGCGCTGTTCGGCGTGCCCGACGGCCTGCCGCAGAATCTCTACCAGATCGACTTCAACGATCCCAAGTACGGCACCCCCGGCGCCAGCCCGTTCGATTTCAACATCTTCGGCGACAGCGCGTTGACGAAGGAGGGCATCACCGCGCCGGGCGACTCCGGTGGCCCGCTGATCATCGACCAGGCATTCGCCAAGCCGGTGATCGCGGGCGTCCTTTCGGGCGGCAGCGACTATTATTATCCGGTCGGCCCGCGCGCCGGCTACGGGACGACCAGCTTCTACCAGCCGCTCTACCTGTTCTGGGACTGGATCGTCGCCAACAACCCGTACAAGTACGTCTCCGCCAAGGCGGGTGACGGCAGCTGGACCGATCCCAACCACTGGGTGATCAACCTCGATCCGGTCTACCAGGTGATCGGTGCCGACGGCCAGCTCGTGAACGGCCTGCCGACCACGCCGGCCGCCGGCATCGACGGCACCAGCCCGAAATTCGGCAACGTCTGCTATTACGACAGTTGCGTCGACATCTCGCAGAACGACACGGCATCGGCCGGCGCTTCGGCGAAGTCGAACGACAAGGGCAGCGCCAAGATCTCGCTGGACGACGCGACGCACGCCGCGCAATCCGGCATCGCCAACATCGACGGCACGCACAGCGCCACCGCCGATCTCGATCCGGTCGGCGATCCGCCGGCGGAAGGATCGGCGACGGTCGGCGGCGAGGTCGTGCAGGGTGCGCCCGGCTCGTCGGGCTTCGTGCCCAACGATACGGACGGCGACGGCACCTCCGCCCACCCGGCGCGCTATTACGACGTCACGCTCTCGGCCGACGGCACCACCACGTTGTCCGGCGCGGACATCATCATCGATCGCCTGACGCTCTCGGGCGCCAATTCCGGCCTGACGATCGCCGCCGACGCCAATCTCGGCACGCTGATCGACACCACCCAGACGGCCGGCATCATGACGGTTGACGGCGGCTACGTCTCGATCGGCGAATATTATCTGGCCGGCGGTCTGCTCCAGGGCAACGGCACCGTCGTCGCGCCCGACGTGATCTCGATGCTCGGTGCGATCGCGCCGGGTCGTCTCGGCACGATCGGCACGCTGACGGTCGGCGGCAACCTCATCATGACGTCAGGCACCCGCACCTACATGGATATCGGTGCGACCACTGCCGACAAGCTGGTGATCACCGCCAATCCGTTCATCGATCCCACGGTCGAGGATTCGGTGACCGGCGTCGGCGCGCTCGGCGGCATCCTCGCGCTCGCGCCGGCCAAGGGCTATCACTACGACCCGAACCGCACCTACACGCTGATCTCCGCCACGGGCGGCCTGCAGGACCAGTTCGCGGCGGTCACCGAACTGTCCGCGATCCTCTACCCGGTCGTCACCCAGACGGCGGACACGCTGTCGGTACAGATCCGCGCGCGGCCCTACAGCAGCGTCGTGAGCGGCTCGCCGGTTCAGGATGCCTATGCCAAGCTGCTCGATCACAGCCGCGCGGGCGGGTCGCTCGTCCAGGCTTTCTACGACCAGACCGACGTGATGGCGCTCGATCCGCTGAAGGCATCGCTGGAGGCGGCCGGGCCGTTCGCCCAGCAGACCGAGGTGGGCCTGACGCGGATGCAGGACGAGGCGATCGCCAAATTCTACCGCGATCGCCTGAGTCTGCTGCGCAGCGGTGGTGCTACCGAGCAGCTCGCGGTGCTGGGCAATCCGCTCGGCGTGGTCCGCACCGGCTACCAGACCGCGCAGGATGTCGCATCCGGCCTGATCCAGGCGCCGACCAATCCGCGGCAGACCTCGGTCAAGCTGCCGGAAGGCGTCAGCGCCTATCTGGCGGGCGGCTATCTGGACGGTTCGTCGCGGCCGCTGCCGAACCTGATCACCGGCAAGAAGGATGATCTGTCGGGCTGGTACGTCGCGGGCGGCATCGAAAAGCAGATCGACGAGCGGACCATCACCGGCGTCTCGGCCAGCTACTCGCACGGCAAGGGCGATACGGTTCTCTCCGAGCGGGCGCGTAGCAACATGTTCCAGCTCGCCGCCTACGGCACCTACAGCTTCGGCAACGGCGCCTTCGTCAACGCCACCGTCACCGGCGGCCTGCTCAACATCAAGACGCGCCGCCAGTTCACGCTGGGCGACGTCACCGCCAAGCTGCACAACGAAGAGAACAGCCCGATCATCTCGGGCGAGCTGGCGCTCGGCTACGACATCAAGACCGCCGGCTTCACGCTGACGCCGATGGCCTCGTTCCGCAGCAGCCACCTCCAGTTCGAGGGCGGACAGGAGAGCGGCGGCGTCGGCTCGCTCACCTACGCCACGCGGAGCTTCAACAGCCTGCAGGCGCGCATCGGCGGCAACATCGCGATGGACATGGGCGGCAATATCCACCCGCACGTGGACGCCGCCTTCGTCCACGACTTCAAGAAGAGCAGCGCGGACGTCCTCGCCCGCTTCACCGAAGCCCAGGGCGCGGGCCTCGGCTATGCCGACTTCGGCTCGTTCGGTCGCGACCAGAATTGGGGCGAGGTCGGCGGCGGCCTTACTCTCGTGAGCGGCTCGACGGATATCGGCGTCTCGGCCGACACGGTCTTCGGCCGGCAGGATCTGAGCTACCAGGTCTATCGCGGCTCGGTGACCTTCCACTTCTAA
- a CDS encoding CsbD family protein, with protein sequence MNEDEIKGTAKKTVGTVQEVAGKAINDDQLEAKGYLNQALGTVQDGYGKVRDKVKDIVDDAPAAAKTAIDTGRDYARRGSAVMARATGDNNVLVAAVAAGVAGLALGWFAWSRRGGRKTGE encoded by the coding sequence ATGAACGAGGACGAGATCAAGGGCACCGCCAAGAAAACCGTCGGCACCGTGCAGGAGGTCGCCGGCAAGGCGATCAACGACGATCAGCTGGAGGCGAAGGGCTACCTCAACCAGGCGCTCGGCACCGTGCAGGACGGCTACGGCAAGGTCCGTGACAAGGTGAAGGACATCGTCGACGACGCCCCCGCCGCCGCCAAGACCGCGATCGACACGGGCCGCGATTATGCGCGCCGCGGTTCGGCAGTGATGGCGCGCGCGACCGGCGACAACAATGTGCTGGTCGCGGCGGTGGCGGCGGGCGTCGCCGGCCTCGCGCTCGGCTGGTTCGCGTGGAGCCGTCGCGGGGGCCGCAAGACCGGCGAATGA
- a CDS encoding RDD family protein, protein MSARIPRETKRVRMLVTPEGVPLPLELADAGQRAGAFLLDILILFGSIIAVTIFLFFVAKAVPGRATDRAAILLWTIGLFLLRNFYFTWFEARPRGQTPGKRALGLRVIARHGGRLTLDSVIARNALREVEAFLPITLMIQTLATQGYDTLIVLFGLGWTAIFLFLPLMNRDRLRAGDLLAGTWVIRVPKRPLLPELSAHAEETEFTDAELDAYGVFELETLEQVIRQAHAPAVATVTLTICQRIGRQHWSDDGGERDLAFLQAYYAALRGRLEQKLLFGKRRADKHDRT, encoded by the coding sequence ATGAGCGCGCGGATCCCCAGGGAGACGAAGCGCGTCCGGATGCTGGTGACGCCCGAGGGCGTGCCGCTGCCGCTGGAACTCGCCGATGCGGGGCAGCGCGCGGGCGCCTTCCTGCTCGATATCCTGATCCTGTTCGGATCGATCATCGCGGTGACCATCTTCCTGTTCTTCGTCGCGAAGGCGGTCCCCGGCCGGGCGACCGATCGCGCGGCGATCCTGCTCTGGACGATCGGCCTGTTCCTGCTGCGCAACTTCTACTTCACCTGGTTCGAGGCGCGGCCGAGGGGGCAGACGCCCGGCAAGCGCGCGCTCGGCCTCAGGGTCATCGCGCGCCATGGCGGGCGGCTGACCCTCGACTCGGTGATCGCCCGCAACGCGCTGCGCGAGGTGGAGGCGTTCCTGCCGATCACGCTGATGATCCAGACGCTGGCGACGCAGGGCTACGACACGCTGATCGTACTCTTCGGCCTCGGATGGACGGCGATCTTCCTGTTCCTGCCGCTGATGAACCGCGACCGCCTGCGCGCGGGCGACCTGCTGGCCGGCACCTGGGTGATCCGCGTGCCCAAACGGCCACTGCTGCCCGAACTGTCCGCCCACGCCGAGGAAACCGAATTCACCGACGCCGAACTGGATGCCTATGGCGTTTTCGAGCTGGAGACGCTGGAGCAGGTGATCCGCCAGGCGCACGCACCGGCCGTCGCCACCGTCACCCTCACGATCTGCCAACGGATCGGTCGCCAGCATTGGAGCGACGACGGCGGGGAGCGCGATCTCGCCTTCCTCCAGGCCTATTATGCGGCGCTGCGCGGGCGACTGGAGCAGAAGCTGCTGTTCGGCAAGCGGCGCGCCGACAAGCACGATCGGACGTGA
- a CDS encoding NUDIX domain-containing protein, whose product MALHHRLIGKLARAYWMVRRPSSKGVRALVLDGADRVALVKHTYLPDWYLPGGGVKRREALGTALARELREEIGLPDFRMERILGIYRNGSEYKDDHVAIFVVRTLTPAAEIRAADGFEIEAAQWFALDALPADISPASLRRIEEWRRGETGLGDW is encoded by the coding sequence ATGGCGCTCCACCACCGCCTGATCGGCAAGCTCGCACGCGCCTACTGGATGGTCCGGCGGCCCTCCAGCAAGGGTGTGCGGGCGCTGGTGCTGGACGGCGCGGATCGCGTCGCCCTGGTGAAGCACACCTATCTGCCCGACTGGTATCTGCCGGGCGGCGGCGTCAAGCGGCGCGAGGCGTTAGGCACCGCGCTGGCCCGCGAATTGCGCGAGGAGATCGGCCTACCCGATTTCCGGATGGAGCGTATCCTCGGCATCTATCGTAACGGCAGCGAGTATAAGGACGATCACGTCGCCATCTTCGTGGTGCGCACGCTGACGCCGGCCGCCGAGATCCGCGCGGCAGACGGGTTCGAGATCGAGGCGGCGCAATGGTTCGCGCTGGATGCGTTGCCGGCGGACATCTCGCCAGCCTCGCTGCGCCGGATCGAAGAGTGGAGAAGGGGCGAAACCGGGCTGGGCGACTGGTAA
- a CDS encoding stage II sporulation protein M has translation MAISLPFRRKRDAHLPDDERPPTTRRLDPLPSAKFRAEREGDWRRLEELLGRAERRSAAALTDEELLALPTLYRATVSALAVARETSLDRALIDYLEGLSTRAYFFLYGVRGRIGPRVRQFFRHDWPAAVLALWKETLASLLLLAAGTLAGYLLVRADSGWFMALAGGMSQGRTPDSSTQQLRDVLYKGGTDGLELLAGFLFTNNAKVALLCFAFGFLMAVPSTILILMNGLTLGAFLALYANHGIAGELTGWLFVHGTTELFAIVLAGAAGIRIGWAVAFPGRLSRMDGMAAAGKQAGTVMAGVVVMLFVAALLEGFVRQLVTTEWLRFLIGGTMLALWLAYFYGPAGRRP, from the coding sequence ATGGCCATCTCGCTGCCTTTCCGCCGCAAGCGCGATGCGCATCTGCCCGACGACGAGCGCCCGCCCACCACGCGCCGGCTCGATCCGCTCCCCTCCGCCAAATTCCGCGCCGAGCGCGAGGGCGACTGGCGGCGGCTGGAGGAGTTGCTCGGCCGCGCCGAGCGCCGCTCCGCCGCGGCGCTGACCGACGAGGAACTGCTGGCGCTGCCCACCCTCTACCGGGCCACCGTGTCCGCGCTGGCGGTGGCGCGCGAGACGTCGCTCGATCGCGCGCTGATCGATTATCTGGAGGGGCTGTCCACCCGCGCCTATTTCTTCCTCTACGGCGTGCGCGGCCGGATCGGCCCGCGCGTGCGGCAATTCTTCCGCCACGACTGGCCCGCCGCCGTGCTGGCGCTGTGGAAGGAGACGCTCGCCTCGCTGCTGCTGCTCGCCGCCGGCACGCTCGCCGGCTACCTGCTGGTGCGCGCCGATTCCGGCTGGTTCATGGCGCTGGCTGGCGGCATGTCGCAGGGGCGCACACCGGATTCGTCGACCCAGCAACTGCGCGACGTGCTCTACAAGGGTGGTACCGACGGGCTGGAACTGCTCGCCGGCTTCCTGTTCACCAACAACGCCAAGGTCGCGCTGCTCTGCTTCGCCTTCGGTTTCCTGATGGCGGTGCCGAGCACGATCCTGATCCTGATGAACGGCCTGACGCTCGGGGCATTCCTCGCGCTCTACGCGAACCACGGGATTGCGGGCGAACTGACCGGCTGGCTGTTCGTCCACGGCACCACCGAATTGTTCGCGATCGTGCTGGCGGGCGCGGCGGGCATCCGCATCGGTTGGGCGGTCGCCTTCCCCGGCCGCCTGTCGCGGATGGACGGCATGGCGGCGGCGGGCAAGCAGGCCGGCACCGTCATGGCCGGCGTCGTCGTGATGCTGTTCGTCGCCGCCCTGCTCGAAGGCTTCGTGCGCCAGCTCGTCACCACCGAATGGCTACGCTTCCTGATCGGCGGCACGATGCTGGCACTGTGGCTCGCTTATTTCTACGGACCGGCGGGGCGCCGGCCATGA
- a CDS encoding endonuclease/exonuclease/phosphatase family protein: MSAAPRASIKVASYNIRKAVGTDRQRRPERILSVLNEIGADIVCLQEADRRLGARLSALPFEAIARETPYKAVPYEIRPGGMGWHGNAILVRREAEILNHRALVLPVLEPRGAVMADIALDGLTFRVVGMHLDLSGLWRRKQARAVIDHVADCDGHIPAVLMGDLNEWGSAGCLKDFMSAFQFAPTGPSFHASRPIARLDRIMTTPDLAVMDAGTHHSSLARRASDHLPIWATVGLR; the protein is encoded by the coding sequence ATGAGCGCCGCGCCCAGGGCCTCGATCAAGGTCGCCAGCTACAATATCCGCAAGGCCGTCGGCACGGACAGGCAGCGCCGCCCGGAGCGTATCCTGTCCGTGCTGAACGAGATCGGCGCCGATATCGTCTGCCTGCAGGAGGCCGACCGGCGACTGGGCGCCCGCCTGAGCGCTCTGCCGTTCGAGGCGATCGCGCGGGAAACGCCTTACAAGGCGGTGCCCTACGAGATCCGCCCCGGCGGCATGGGCTGGCACGGCAATGCCATCCTCGTGCGACGCGAGGCGGAAATCCTGAACCACCGCGCGCTCGTCCTTCCCGTGCTGGAGCCGCGCGGCGCGGTGATGGCCGACATCGCGCTCGATGGACTCACCTTCCGCGTGGTCGGCATGCACCTCGATCTCTCAGGCCTGTGGCGCCGCAAGCAGGCGCGCGCGGTGATCGATCATGTTGCGGATTGCGACGGTCATATCCCGGCGGTGCTTATGGGCGATCTCAACGAATGGGGATCGGCCGGCTGCCTCAAGGATTTCATGAGCGCCTTCCAGTTCGCGCCGACCGGCCCCAGCTTTCACGCCAGCCGCCCGATCGCCCGGCTCGACCGGATCATGACCACCCCCGATCTCGCGGTGATGGATGCGGGCACCCACCACTCTTCGCTGGCAAGACGCGCGAGCGACCATCTGCCGATCTGGGCGACGGTGGGGCTGCGGTAG
- a CDS encoding ATP-binding protein, with amino-acid sequence MTVAVDMGTAPDGAVAPMDLEELLATRLLVQGNSGSGKSHLLRRLLEGSAKWVQQVIVDPEGDFVTLSDRFGHVVVDGGAHSEIELRRLALRIREQRVSVVLTLEGLEVEGQMRAAATFLSTLFDAPREHWYPALVVVDEAQLFAPSVAGEVSDEVRRLSLGAMTNLMCRGRKRGLAGVIATQRLAKLAKNVAAEASNFLMGRTFLDIDMARAADLLGLERRQAEQFRDLARGHFIALGPALSRRPLPIKIGEVETQARSSSPKLMPLPVVPDDEARAQLFERPTELDLPMPAPAPPPPPRPSMEQLLRSIEAPATNPADEARPEKSPEERDAIVAACLAEIVADEGESFRPAAVLFQDFGVRCRMRGLADSGLDLAGFRTRLSLARAGLYEAIVEGDPMADAAREAEALPEDARGVFLLLARAALERAICPSDMEIARVYGTHSTGRAKRLLGFLEQQGAIVIRIDLRGGRAIALPALGWTTAVSEKATAEA; translated from the coding sequence ATGACCGTTGCCGTCGACATGGGCACCGCGCCGGACGGCGCCGTCGCCCCCATGGATCTGGAGGAACTGCTCGCCACCCGATTGCTCGTTCAGGGCAATAGCGGGTCCGGTAAGTCGCACCTGCTGCGCCGCCTGCTCGAAGGATCGGCCAAGTGGGTGCAGCAGGTGATCGTCGATCCCGAGGGCGATTTCGTCACCCTGTCAGATCGCTTCGGCCATGTCGTGGTCGATGGCGGCGCGCACAGCGAGATCGAGCTGCGCCGCCTTGCCCTGCGCATCCGCGAGCAGCGCGTCTCGGTGGTGCTGACGCTCGAGGGGCTGGAGGTCGAAGGCCAGATGCGCGCCGCCGCCACCTTTCTCTCGACCCTGTTCGATGCCCCGCGCGAACATTGGTATCCGGCGCTGGTGGTGGTGGACGAAGCGCAGCTCTTCGCCCCTTCTGTGGCCGGCGAGGTGTCGGACGAGGTGCGGCGCCTCTCGCTCGGCGCGATGACCAACCTGATGTGCCGCGGCCGCAAGCGCGGCCTTGCCGGGGTGATCGCCACACAGCGCCTCGCCAAGCTCGCCAAGAACGTCGCCGCAGAGGCCAGCAATTTCCTGATGGGCCGCACCTTCCTCGACATCGACATGGCGCGCGCCGCCGATCTGCTGGGGCTGGAGCGGCGGCAGGCCGAGCAGTTCCGCGATCTCGCGCGCGGCCACTTCATCGCGCTCGGCCCGGCGCTGTCGCGGCGCCCGCTGCCGATCAAGATCGGCGAGGTGGAGACGCAGGCGCGCTCGTCCTCGCCCAAATTGATGCCGCTGCCGGTCGTGCCCGACGACGAAGCGCGTGCGCAGCTCTTCGAGCGGCCGACGGAACTGGATCTGCCGATGCCGGCGCCCGCTCCCCCGCCTCCACCGCGCCCGAGCATGGAGCAGCTGCTCCGATCGATCGAGGCGCCCGCCACCAATCCGGCCGACGAGGCGAGACCCGAAAAATCGCCCGAAGAGCGCGACGCGATCGTAGCCGCCTGCCTCGCCGAAATCGTCGCTGACGAGGGCGAGAGCTTCCGCCCGGCCGCCGTGCTGTTTCAGGATTTCGGCGTGCGCTGCCGGATGCGCGGCCTTGCCGATTCCGGCCTCGACCTTGCCGGCTTCCGTACCCGCCTGTCGCTGGCCCGCGCCGGGCTTTACGAGGCGATCGTGGAGGGCGACCCGATGGCCGACGCCGCCCGCGAAGCCGAGGCGCTGCCGGAGGATGCACGCGGCGTATTCCTGCTCCTCGCCCGCGCCGCGCTGGAGCGCGCGATCTGTCCCTCCGACATGGAGATCGCCCGCGTCTACGGCACGCATTCGACCGGCCGGGCGAAGCGCCTTCTAGGGTTTCTCGAACAGCAGGGCGCGATCGTCATCCGCATCGACCTGCGCGGCGGACGGGCAATCGCGCTCCCCGCGCTGGGCTGGACGACGGCTGTGTCGGAGAAGGCGACGGCGGAAGCCTGA
- a CDS encoding DUF58 domain-containing protein → MRSGGGLYPTARAVLLMAAGAPVALIVGVVAPALWTIGFAWMLLVALLLAADAMLAPGRAKVTADLSVPGSASVGSRIEATLRLSARTRVQSAIDIDDRLAAPDGVRRDLDGDGGTPIALDTIRRGTGHISALWLRWKGPLGLIWNQRRDDRDHAVLITPDLRPVREDSQLLIQQAITGETARREIGTGSEFQSLVQWQAGMDRRAIDWKQSARHATLLAKDWQIERNNQILLAIDAGRAMAEPLGGVPRVDRAVTAALLAAYVALKLDDRVGLFAYAEQPIVSSAISLGIHSFPTLQRLAAGIDYGTREANHTLGLTRIAQKLDRRTLIVLFTEFTDPTSAELMVRACAPLLARHLLMFLIYRDEELENLAAAEPTEPEDVTRAVAAQALLRERAIVAARLKRMGVHIVEARHDTAGTALVEAYLGLKRQGVV, encoded by the coding sequence ATGAGATCCGGCGGCGGCCTCTATCCTACCGCGCGCGCGGTGCTGCTGATGGCGGCGGGCGCCCCGGTGGCGCTGATCGTCGGCGTGGTCGCACCCGCGCTCTGGACGATCGGCTTCGCGTGGATGCTGCTGGTCGCTCTGCTGCTCGCCGCCGACGCGATGCTGGCGCCGGGCCGAGCCAAGGTCACCGCCGACCTTTCCGTGCCGGGCAGTGCGTCGGTCGGCAGCCGGATCGAGGCGACGCTGCGCCTTTCCGCGCGCACCCGCGTCCAGTCGGCGATCGACATCGACGATCGCCTTGCCGCTCCCGACGGTGTTCGCCGCGATCTGGATGGCGACGGAGGCACGCCGATCGCGCTCGACACGATACGGCGTGGCACCGGCCATATTTCGGCGCTGTGGCTGCGCTGGAAGGGGCCGCTCGGCCTGATCTGGAACCAGCGCCGCGATGACCGCGACCATGCCGTGCTGATCACGCCGGACCTCCGCCCGGTGCGCGAGGACAGCCAATTGCTCATCCAGCAGGCGATCACCGGCGAGACGGCCCGGCGCGAGATCGGCACCGGCTCCGAATTCCAGTCGCTCGTCCAGTGGCAGGCCGGCATGGACCGCCGCGCGATCGACTGGAAGCAGTCCGCCCGCCACGCCACCCTGCTTGCCAAGGACTGGCAGATCGAGCGCAACAACCAGATCCTGCTGGCGATCGACGCCGGCCGCGCCATGGCCGAGCCGCTGGGCGGCGTGCCCCGCGTCGATCGCGCCGTCACCGCCGCGCTGCTGGCGGCCTATGTGGCGCTGAAGCTCGACGATCGTGTCGGCCTGTTCGCCTATGCCGAACAGCCGATCGTCTCGTCCGCCATCTCGCTCGGTATCCACAGCTTCCCGACATTGCAGAGGCTTGCGGCGGGTATCGACTACGGAACGCGAGAGGCGAACCACACGCTCGGTCTCACCCGCATCGCGCAGAAGCTCGACCGGCGGACGCTGATCGTCCTGTTCACCGAGTTCACCGATCCGACCAGCGCCGAGCTGATGGTCCGCGCCTGCGCGCCTTTGCTTGCACGCCACCTGCTGATGTTCCTGATCTACCGCGACGAGGAACTGGAAAACCTCGCCGCCGCCGAACCGACCGAGCCGGAGGACGTCACCCGCGCCGTCGCCGCGCAGGCCCTGCTGCGCGAACGCGCGATCGTTGCCGCGCGGCTGAAGCGAATGGGCGTGCATATCGTCGAGGCGCGCCATGACACGGCGGGCACGGCGCTGGTCGAGGCGTATCTTGGCCTCAAGCGGCAGGGGGTGGTGTGA